Proteins encoded in a region of the Buteo buteo chromosome 11, bButBut1.hap1.1, whole genome shotgun sequence genome:
- the NECTIN4 gene encoding nectin-4 produces MAPRGMRPGTPFLLLLLLLLLLAATGCRSGVVEVERSVTAVLGQDVVLPCRYRAQEQEQVVQVTWLKRGPTGQNAEVAVLNRQHGEHVQEPYAGRVLRRADGALEDGAIILKNAVQGDEGDYECHLITFPLGSFEGRLTLKVLVPPLPILNPGPPLEEGQGRTLAASCTAEGSPVPSVRWETEVRGTNATRRSAHARSASVTSEFFLVPGRSMNGKSLTCVVAHPGLRHEKRITHLLSVAYLSDASVLGHTEEWQEGMEGATLTCLGDGNPPPTYNWTRLNAPLPAGVRVKGDTLVFQRPLAAADAGDYICRVSNRVAAKEARANVSIKGRVADNEVRKVDLVSASVVVVGVIAAVLLCVLVIVVVVMTLYHKRKTKRISEKYEEELTLTRENSIRRLHSSHSTDTRTQLEETLQLRAESRQGSLRGDSLRGDSLRGTSICSAMSEEPEGRSYSTLSTVREIETQTEVPAAPLLPAPPGKEPKEEEEDGGSGGDDPIKQAMTHFVQENGMLQAKPTTNGIYINGRGHLV; encoded by the exons ATGGCCCCCCGCGGGATGCGGCCCGGGacgcccttcctcctcctcctcctcctcctcctcctcctcgccgccACCG GCTGCCGCTCGGGGGTGGTGGAGGTGGAGCGCAGCGTGACGGCGGTGCTGGGCCAGGACGTGGTGCTGCCGTGCCGGTACCGGgcgcaggagcaggagcaggtggTGCAGGTGACCTGGCTGAAGCGGGGCCCGACGGGGCAGAACGCCGAGGTGGCCGTGCTCAACCGGCAGCACGGGGAGCATGTGCAGGAGCCCTACGCTGGGCGGGTGCTGCGGCGGGCGGACGGGGCGCTGGAGGACGGCGCCATCATCCTGAAGAACGCCGTGCAGGGGGACGAGGGTGACTACGAGTGTCACCTCATCACCTTCCCCCTGGGCAGCTTCGAGGGGCGACTCACCCTCAAGGTGCTGG TGCCGCCGCTGCCCATCCTGAACCCAGGGCCGCCGCTGGAGGAGGGTCAGGGCCGGACGCTGGCGGCCTCGTGCACGGCGGAGGGCAGCCCGGTGCCCTCAGTACGCTGGGAGACGGAGGTGCGTGGCACCAACGCCACGCGCCGCTCGGCGCACGCCCGCTCCGCTTCCGTCACCAGCGAGTTTTTCCTGGTGCCCGGGCGCAGCATGAACGGCAAGAGCCTGACCTGTGTGGTGGCCCACCCTGGCCTGCGCCACGAGAAGAGGATCACCCACCTCCTCAGCGTCGCCT aCCTGTCGGATGCCTCGGTGCTGGGGCACACAGAGGAGTGGCAGGAGGGCATGGAGGGGGCCACTCTGACCTGCCTGGGGGATGGCAACCCACCCCCCACGTACAACTGGACACG GCTGAAcgccccgctgcccgccggcgTGCGGGTGAAGGGGGACACCCTCGTCTTCCAGCGGCCCCTCGCCGCCGCCGACGCCGGGGACTACATCTGCCGCGTCTCCAACCGCGTGGCCGCCAAGGAGGCGCGGGCCAACGTCAGCATCAAGGGCAGGGTGGCAG ACAACGAGGTGCGCAAGGTGGACCTGGTCTCGGCttcagtggtggtggtgggcgtCATCGCTGCCGTCCTGCTCTGCGTCCTTGTCATTGTTGTCGTCGTCATGACCCTCTATCACAAGCGCAAGACCAAGCGTATCTCCGAGAAGTA CGAGGAGGAGCTGACGCTCACCCGGGAGAACTCCATCCGCCGCCTGCACTCCAGCCACAGCACCGACACGCGCACACAG CTGGAGGAGACGCTGCAGCTGCGTGCAGAGAGCCGGCAGGGCAGCCTGCGCGGGGACAGCCTGCGCGGGGACAGCCTGCGCGGCACCAGCATCTGCTCCGCCATG AGCGAAGAGCCCGAAGGTCGCAGCTACTCGACGCTCTCAACGGTGCGGGAGATCGAGACACAGACAGAGGTGCCGGCAGCGCCGCtgctgcccgccccgccggggaaGGAgccaaaggaggaggaggaggatggtggcagtggtggggaCGACCCCATCAAGCAGGCCATGACCCACTTCGTGCAGGAAAACGGGATGCTGCAGGCCAAGCCCACCACCAACGGCATCTACATCAATGGCCGTGGGCACCTGGTGTGA
- the LOC142036294 gene encoding lens fiber membrane intrinsic protein-like, translating into MPPPPPQDVPQLSPASLGDAPSRYPRVPQRRPHDCPLCPLVLPPPPPPGVAAAPTAPPWRRGMPAGGGLLCGASGLALLLAATATHFWLQRRAPGGTASLGLWRTCLGGHCRPHPGTPALWEATRVLMLLSVLTATAGLALGLSIVASAARRSRARVAGVTLLLAGLLALLGLGVYTAGTLSLLGPARTAWRFSWSYILGWVAVVLIGSAGLFHLCAAAKDPSPESSEVAGA; encoded by the exons atgccgcccccccctccccaagatGTCCCACAATTGTCCCCTGCATCCCTTGGAGATGCCCCCTCCAGGTACCCCCGTGTTCCCCAGAGACGTCCCCACGATtgtcccctgtgtcccctggtgctgcctccccccccccccccgggggtggCAGCAGCCCCCACAGCCCCTCCCTGGCGCAGGGGGATGCCGGCTGGCGGGGGGCTGCTCTGTGGGGCCAGCGGCCTGGCCCTGCTCCTGGCCGCCACCGCCACCCACTTCTGGCTGCAGCGCCGGGCGCCCGGTGGCACTGCCAGCCTCGGGCTGTGGCGAACCTGCCTCGGGGGGCACTGCCGCCCCCACCCCGGCACTCCGG CCTTATGGGAGGCCACACGGGTGCTGATGCTGCTCTCGGTGCTCACTGCCACCGCCGGCCTCGCTCTGGGGCTCTCCATCGTGGCCAGTGCTGCCCGGCGGTCGCGTGCCCGCGTGGCCGGTGtcaccctgctcctggctg gtctgctggcactgctggggctgggggtgtaCACGGCTGGCACGCTGAGCCTCCTGGGGCCAGCCCGCACTGCCTGGCGCTTCTCCTGGTCCTACATCCTGGGCTGGGTCGCCGTCGTCCTCATCGGCTCAGCAG gGCTTTTCCACCTCTGTGCCGCTGCCAAGGACCCGTCTCCAGAGAGCTCTGAAGTGGCGGGTGCCTGA
- the ARHGAP30 gene encoding rho GTPase-activating protein 30 isoform X1 translates to MSLALKARQKARRKGGTKERVFGCDLLEHLQQSGQDVPQVLRSCTEFVEQHGVVDGIYRLSGVSSNIQRLRQEFDSDRCPDLQKDVYLQDIHCVSSLCKAYFRELPNPLLTYQLYDKFADAVAIQMEEARLVKIKEVLKELPVPHYRTLEFLMRHLLHMASYSSQTNMHARNLAIVWAPNLLRSKDIEATGFNGTAAFMEVRVQSIVVEFILTHVEQLFGDAPLHGGESLRRSLLLGGGGTGDGQPPPYHVPATLSQGDGPPPIRPYHTIIELSDHRRKGSIKAKKWRSIFNLGRSSHEAKRKLVKVEEKDDKCGKITLRPAKSMDSLSSVPCASDDDSRLSKKRSAKQPPQRRESFDTCPSLPAPESCPELDESLEENLKGKEEPQGPESEGENSTKSEPTTPKAGRASLVAPGRSPKASRSRAEKCAGVHISGPFSVTVPFHITSNLSRLTRGLPCPVLAQAAAGRAPPASPPLPAQCSAEDPEVPEHRTGEGKMDTEETRLSLELRDSFAFLDSQETWLEGGGDGEPAAWPLLPDTSPGDGEGFLPIEEGIESGFMNPGEPPTEQPASYLSIEECMDEEMFFMAPSGSDAEDHTGDTDSEDMFLSAHDELSPLAASLEPLDQLPGEGTAPETLAPAPPATDSTTVSQDRSLTPGLAGPCPMEEDAPGEGEQPGDSAGAPAEEAAPGTGQPAGEGGGGEGAADGGSGPSRTDASTKAGLGDEAGGAGGHAGVGPVPDTSDGEAEEDGAGSRPPAPEEPGEGEAQPSLGSPPASSPEEVPQEPVEPLVPGSAPEALPPSAASTEGTDATLVSSPSSSSLSASAPELRSPPPEAPEPSRAEPASELGRPEPVAVLRRDGSAPVRLAARTVRVQQARSVPVVPPKPQFAKIPLALQPWMPPADGASPAMEGDAALPPRRLPSPTALEGSPQQPGGSGVAAGARRAGWREGGSMSFDMAVAMAAEQQPAQVPVRRIQTYGGEELMPAPPKALPFQKGPLRPRLLRPLSCVAAPEGEVPGRSRLSLTRPAAQTEGSVLSPPRRLVGTEGAAGER, encoded by the exons ATGTCGCTGGCGCTGAAGGCCCGGCAGAAGGCGAGGCGCAAGGGCGGCACCAAGGAGCGGGTTTTCGGCTGCGACCTCCTGGAGCATCTCCAGCAGTCGGGGCAGGACG TGCCCCAGGTGCTGAGGAGCTGCACCGAGTTCGTGGAGCAGCACGGGGTGGTAGATGGCATCTACCGCCTCTCGGGCGTCTCCTCCAACATCCAGCGGCTGCG GCAGGAGTTCGACAGTGACCGCTGCCCTGACCTGCAGAAGGATGTCTACCTGCAGGACATCCACTGCGTCAGCTCCCTCTGCAAGGCGTACTTCCGCGagctccccaaccctctcctcACCTACCAGCTCTACGACAAATTTGCT GACGCAGTGGCTATCCAGATGGAAGAAGCTCGCCTGGTGAAGATCAAGgaggtgctgaaggagctgccGGTGCCCCACTATAG GACCCTGGAGTTCCTGATGAGGCACCTCCTGCACATGGCATCCTACAGCAGCCAGACCAACATGCACGCCAGGAACCTGGCCATCGTCTGGGCGCCCAACCTGCTGCG GTCGAAGGACATTGAGGCGACGGGGTTCAACGGCACAGCAGCATTCATGGAGGTGCGCGTCCAATCCATCGTTGTGGAGTTCATTCTCACCCACGTCGAGCAGCTCTTCGGGGACGCCCCTCTCCACG GCGGCGAGTCCCTCCGGCGGTCCCTGctgctgggcgggggggggacaggggacgggCAGCCCCCACCGTACCACGTGCCAGCCACGCTCAGCCAGGGTGATGGGCCCCCCCCCATCCGGCCCTACCACACCATCATCGAGCTCAGCGACCACAG gaggaagggcTCCATCAAGGCCAAGAAGTGGAGGTCCATCTTCAACCTGGGCCGCTCCAGCCACGAAGCCAAGCGCAAGCTGGTGAAGGTGGAGGAGAAAG aTGACAAGTGTGGTAAAATAACCTTGCGGCCAGCCAAGAGCATGGACTCGCTCAGCTCCGTCCCCTGTGCCAGCGATG ATGACTCTCGGCTGAGCAAGAAGAGGTCAGCAAAGCAGCCGCCGCAGCGTCGGGAGAGCTTTGACACCTGCCCCTCACTGCCGGCGCCGGAGAGCTGCCCTGAGCTGGATGAGAGCCTGGAGGAGAAtctgaaggggaaggaagagccGCAGGGCCCTGAGTCAGAGGGCGAAAACAGCACCAAGTCAGAGCCCACCACCCCCAAAGCTGGCCGGGCCTCACTGGTGGCCCCTGGCCGCTCGCCCAAGGCCAGCCGCAGCCGTGCCGAGAAGTGCGCAGGGGTCCACATCTCTGGCCCCTTCTCTGTCACCGTCCCCTTCCACATCACCTCCAACCTCTCCCGCCTGACACGGGGGCTGCCGTGCCCGGTGCTGGCCCAGGCGGCCGCGGGCAGAGCGCCACCCGCCAGCCCCCCACtgcctgcccagtgctctgcCGAGGACCCCGAGGTGCCTGAGCACCGCACTG gggaagggaagatgGACACGGAGGAGACCCGGCTCTCCCTGGAGCTGCGGGACTCCTTCGCCTTCCTGGACAGCCAGGAGACATGGCTGGAGGGCGGTGGAGATGGGGAGCCAGCAGCATGGCCCCTGCTGCCAGACACCAGCCCTGGGGACGGCGAGGGGTTCCTGCCCATAGAGGAGGGGATAGAGAGCGGGTTCATGAAT CCGGGGGAGCCCCCCACGGAGCAGCCCGCCAGCTACCTCTCCATCGAGGAGTGCATGGACGAGGAGATGTTCTTCATGGCTCCCAGTGGCTCCGATGCCGAGGACCACACTGGGGACACCGACTCGGAAGACATGTTCCTCAGCGCCCACGACGAGCTCAGCCCACTGGCGGCATCGCTGGAGCCCCTCGACCAGCTGCCGGGTGAGGGTACGGCCCCGGAGACCCTGGCACCGGCCCCACCTGCCACTGACAGCACCACTGTGTCACAGGACAGGTCTCTGACACCGGGGCTGGCAGGGCCGTGCCCCATGGAGGAGGATGCTCCGGGTGAGGGGGAGCAGCCTGGGGACTCTGCTGGAGCACCAGCAGAGGAGGCTGCGCCAGGCACTGGCCAGCCtgcaggggagggaggtggaggggagggggctgcggaCGGTGGCTCTGGCCCCAGCAGAACTGACGCCAGCACCAAAGCTGGCCTGGGGGATGAGGCCGGAGGAGCTGGGGGCCATGCGGGAGTGGGGCCAGTTCCCGACACATCGGATGGGGAAGCTGAAGAGGATGGAGCTGGCTCccgtccccctgccccagaggagcctggggagggCGAAGCCCAGCCTTCACTGgggtcccctccagcctcctcacCAGAGGAGGTCCCCCAGGAGCCAGTGGAGCCCCTGGTCCCCGGGTCTGCCCCTGAGGCTCTCCCGCCCTCTGCAGCCAGCACGGAGGGCACCGATGCCACCCTTGTGAGCAGCCCCAGTTCTTCCTCGCTCTCTGCCTCGGCCCCAGAGCTGCGCAGCCCTCCCCCTGAAGCCCCAGAGCCAAGCCGGGCCGAGCCCGCCAGCGAGCTGGGGCGCCCTGAGCCCGTGGCCGTGCTGCGCCGTGACGGCAGTGCCCCGGTGCGCCTGGCTGCCCGCACCGTCAGGGTGCAACAGGCCCGGTCAGTCCCCGTCGTGCCTCCCAAGCCCCAGTTTGCCAAGATCcccctggccctgcagccctggaTGCCCCCAGCCGATGGTGCATCCCCGGCCATGGAGGGGGATGCCGCCCTACCACCCCGGCGGCTCCCCAGTCCCACGGCACTGGAGGGGTCTCCCCAGCAACctgggggcagtggggtggCGGCGGGGGCGAGGAGAGCGGGCTGGCGGGAGGGCGGCAGCATGTCCTTTGACATGGCAGTGGCCATGGCCGCCGAGCAGCAGCCGGCCCAGGTGCCGGTCAGGAGGATCCAGACCTACGGTGGGGAGGAGCTGATGCCCGCCCCCCCCAAGGCCTTGCCCTTCCAGAAGGGCCCCCTGAGGCCGCGGCTGCTGCGGCCCCTCAGCTGTGTGGCGGCCCCGGAGGGCGAGGTGCCAGGGAGGAGCCGGCTGAGTCTGACCCGGCCGGCGGCACAGACCGAGGGGTCAGTGCTGTCCCCGCCGCGGCGGCTGGTGGGCACCGAGGGGGCGGCGGGCGAGCGCTGA
- the PFDN2 gene encoding prefoldin subunit 2, which yields MADSAKGRPAAAPGGKALTAEQVVARFNRLRQEQRGLASKAAELELELNEHSLVIETLREVDPTRKCYRMVGGILVERTVKEVLPALESNKEQISKIIETLNQQLQAKGRELNEFREKHNIRLVGEDDPKQPPKEGAEGAGAKGSSAGVLVS from the exons atggcGGACAGCGCGAAggggcggccggcggcagcGCCCGGTGGGAAGGCGCTGACGGCGGAGCAG GTGGTGGCCCGCTTCAACCGGCTGCGGCAGGAGCAGCGGGGCCTGGCCTCGAAGGCGGccgagctggagctggagctgaacGAGCAcag cttGGTCATCGAGACGCTGCGGGAGGTGGATCCCACGCGGAAGTGCTACCGCATGGTGGGCGGCATCTTGGTGGAGCGCACCGTCAAGGAGGTGCTGCCCGCCCTGGAGAGCAACAAGGAGCAG atcaGCAAAATAATTGAGACACTGaaccagcagctgcaggcaaagGGTCGGGAGCTGAACGAGTTTCGGGAGAAGCACAACATTCGGCTGGTGGGCGAGGATGACCCCAAGCAGCCCCCCaaggagggggctgagggggctgGGGCCAAGGGCAGCTCAGCCGGCGTCCTGGTCTCCTag
- the ARHGAP30 gene encoding rho GTPase-activating protein 30 isoform X2, with protein sequence MEEARLVKIKEVLKELPVPHYRTLEFLMRHLLHMASYSSQTNMHARNLAIVWAPNLLRSKDIEATGFNGTAAFMEVRVQSIVVEFILTHVEQLFGDAPLHGGESLRRSLLLGGGGTGDGQPPPYHVPATLSQGDGPPPIRPYHTIIELSDHRRKGSIKAKKWRSIFNLGRSSHEAKRKLVKVEEKDDKCGKITLRPAKSMDSLSSVPCASDDDSRLSKKRSAKQPPQRRESFDTCPSLPAPESCPELDESLEENLKGKEEPQGPESEGENSTKSEPTTPKAGRASLVAPGRSPKASRSRAEKCAGVHISGPFSVTVPFHITSNLSRLTRGLPCPVLAQAAAGRAPPASPPLPAQCSAEDPEVPEHRTGEGKMDTEETRLSLELRDSFAFLDSQETWLEGGGDGEPAAWPLLPDTSPGDGEGFLPIEEGIESGFMNPGEPPTEQPASYLSIEECMDEEMFFMAPSGSDAEDHTGDTDSEDMFLSAHDELSPLAASLEPLDQLPGEGTAPETLAPAPPATDSTTVSQDRSLTPGLAGPCPMEEDAPGEGEQPGDSAGAPAEEAAPGTGQPAGEGGGGEGAADGGSGPSRTDASTKAGLGDEAGGAGGHAGVGPVPDTSDGEAEEDGAGSRPPAPEEPGEGEAQPSLGSPPASSPEEVPQEPVEPLVPGSAPEALPPSAASTEGTDATLVSSPSSSSLSASAPELRSPPPEAPEPSRAEPASELGRPEPVAVLRRDGSAPVRLAARTVRVQQARSVPVVPPKPQFAKIPLALQPWMPPADGASPAMEGDAALPPRRLPSPTALEGSPQQPGGSGVAAGARRAGWREGGSMSFDMAVAMAAEQQPAQVPVRRIQTYGGEELMPAPPKALPFQKGPLRPRLLRPLSCVAAPEGEVPGRSRLSLTRPAAQTEGSVLSPPRRLVGTEGAAGER encoded by the exons ATGGAAGAAGCTCGCCTGGTGAAGATCAAGgaggtgctgaaggagctgccGGTGCCCCACTATAG GACCCTGGAGTTCCTGATGAGGCACCTCCTGCACATGGCATCCTACAGCAGCCAGACCAACATGCACGCCAGGAACCTGGCCATCGTCTGGGCGCCCAACCTGCTGCG GTCGAAGGACATTGAGGCGACGGGGTTCAACGGCACAGCAGCATTCATGGAGGTGCGCGTCCAATCCATCGTTGTGGAGTTCATTCTCACCCACGTCGAGCAGCTCTTCGGGGACGCCCCTCTCCACG GCGGCGAGTCCCTCCGGCGGTCCCTGctgctgggcgggggggggacaggggacgggCAGCCCCCACCGTACCACGTGCCAGCCACGCTCAGCCAGGGTGATGGGCCCCCCCCCATCCGGCCCTACCACACCATCATCGAGCTCAGCGACCACAG gaggaagggcTCCATCAAGGCCAAGAAGTGGAGGTCCATCTTCAACCTGGGCCGCTCCAGCCACGAAGCCAAGCGCAAGCTGGTGAAGGTGGAGGAGAAAG aTGACAAGTGTGGTAAAATAACCTTGCGGCCAGCCAAGAGCATGGACTCGCTCAGCTCCGTCCCCTGTGCCAGCGATG ATGACTCTCGGCTGAGCAAGAAGAGGTCAGCAAAGCAGCCGCCGCAGCGTCGGGAGAGCTTTGACACCTGCCCCTCACTGCCGGCGCCGGAGAGCTGCCCTGAGCTGGATGAGAGCCTGGAGGAGAAtctgaaggggaaggaagagccGCAGGGCCCTGAGTCAGAGGGCGAAAACAGCACCAAGTCAGAGCCCACCACCCCCAAAGCTGGCCGGGCCTCACTGGTGGCCCCTGGCCGCTCGCCCAAGGCCAGCCGCAGCCGTGCCGAGAAGTGCGCAGGGGTCCACATCTCTGGCCCCTTCTCTGTCACCGTCCCCTTCCACATCACCTCCAACCTCTCCCGCCTGACACGGGGGCTGCCGTGCCCGGTGCTGGCCCAGGCGGCCGCGGGCAGAGCGCCACCCGCCAGCCCCCCACtgcctgcccagtgctctgcCGAGGACCCCGAGGTGCCTGAGCACCGCACTG gggaagggaagatgGACACGGAGGAGACCCGGCTCTCCCTGGAGCTGCGGGACTCCTTCGCCTTCCTGGACAGCCAGGAGACATGGCTGGAGGGCGGTGGAGATGGGGAGCCAGCAGCATGGCCCCTGCTGCCAGACACCAGCCCTGGGGACGGCGAGGGGTTCCTGCCCATAGAGGAGGGGATAGAGAGCGGGTTCATGAAT CCGGGGGAGCCCCCCACGGAGCAGCCCGCCAGCTACCTCTCCATCGAGGAGTGCATGGACGAGGAGATGTTCTTCATGGCTCCCAGTGGCTCCGATGCCGAGGACCACACTGGGGACACCGACTCGGAAGACATGTTCCTCAGCGCCCACGACGAGCTCAGCCCACTGGCGGCATCGCTGGAGCCCCTCGACCAGCTGCCGGGTGAGGGTACGGCCCCGGAGACCCTGGCACCGGCCCCACCTGCCACTGACAGCACCACTGTGTCACAGGACAGGTCTCTGACACCGGGGCTGGCAGGGCCGTGCCCCATGGAGGAGGATGCTCCGGGTGAGGGGGAGCAGCCTGGGGACTCTGCTGGAGCACCAGCAGAGGAGGCTGCGCCAGGCACTGGCCAGCCtgcaggggagggaggtggaggggagggggctgcggaCGGTGGCTCTGGCCCCAGCAGAACTGACGCCAGCACCAAAGCTGGCCTGGGGGATGAGGCCGGAGGAGCTGGGGGCCATGCGGGAGTGGGGCCAGTTCCCGACACATCGGATGGGGAAGCTGAAGAGGATGGAGCTGGCTCccgtccccctgccccagaggagcctggggagggCGAAGCCCAGCCTTCACTGgggtcccctccagcctcctcacCAGAGGAGGTCCCCCAGGAGCCAGTGGAGCCCCTGGTCCCCGGGTCTGCCCCTGAGGCTCTCCCGCCCTCTGCAGCCAGCACGGAGGGCACCGATGCCACCCTTGTGAGCAGCCCCAGTTCTTCCTCGCTCTCTGCCTCGGCCCCAGAGCTGCGCAGCCCTCCCCCTGAAGCCCCAGAGCCAAGCCGGGCCGAGCCCGCCAGCGAGCTGGGGCGCCCTGAGCCCGTGGCCGTGCTGCGCCGTGACGGCAGTGCCCCGGTGCGCCTGGCTGCCCGCACCGTCAGGGTGCAACAGGCCCGGTCAGTCCCCGTCGTGCCTCCCAAGCCCCAGTTTGCCAAGATCcccctggccctgcagccctggaTGCCCCCAGCCGATGGTGCATCCCCGGCCATGGAGGGGGATGCCGCCCTACCACCCCGGCGGCTCCCCAGTCCCACGGCACTGGAGGGGTCTCCCCAGCAACctgggggcagtggggtggCGGCGGGGGCGAGGAGAGCGGGCTGGCGGGAGGGCGGCAGCATGTCCTTTGACATGGCAGTGGCCATGGCCGCCGAGCAGCAGCCGGCCCAGGTGCCGGTCAGGAGGATCCAGACCTACGGTGGGGAGGAGCTGATGCCCGCCCCCCCCAAGGCCTTGCCCTTCCAGAAGGGCCCCCTGAGGCCGCGGCTGCTGCGGCCCCTCAGCTGTGTGGCGGCCCCGGAGGGCGAGGTGCCAGGGAGGAGCCGGCTGAGTCTGACCCGGCCGGCGGCACAGACCGAGGGGTCAGTGCTGTCCCCGCCGCGGCGGCTGGTGGGCACCGAGGGGGCGGCGGGCGAGCGCTGA
- the LOC142036296 gene encoding V-type proton ATPase catalytic subunit A-like, with protein sequence MEGAGGPRLAEAERESLLGSVHGVSGPVVTATRMAGAAMYELVRVGHAELVGEIIRLEGDMATLQVYEETSGVRVGDPVLRTGKPLSVELGPGILGSIFDGIQRPLRDIAQLTCSIYIPRGTNVPALPRHLTWDFTPSKDVRVGSHVTGGDIYGTVAENSLIQHKIMVPPRSRGTVTYIAPPGHYSVSDVVLELDFQGSAEKLTMLQVWPVRQTRPVAEKLPANHPLLTGQRVLDALFPCVQGGTTAIPGAFGCGKTVISQSLSKYSNSDIIVYVGCGERGNEMSEVLRDFPELTMEVDGRTETIMKRTTLVANTSNMPVAAREASIYTGITLSEYFRDMGHHVSMMADSTSRWAEALREISGRLAEMPADSGYPAYLGARLASFYERAGRARCLGSPAREGSVSIVGAVSPPGGDFSDPVTSATLGIVQVFWGLDKKLAQRKHFPSVNWLISYSRYLRALESHYEGLYPEFPTLRSRAREILQEEEELAEIVQLVGKASLAEADKVTLEVAKLLKDDFLQQNGYSSYDRFCPFYKTVGMLHNMVTFYELARHAVEATVPGERRITWATIRESLGDILYKLSAMKFKDPVKDGEANITAAFAQLNEEMQAAFRNLED encoded by the exons AtggagggggccggggggccgcGGCTGGCGGAGGCcgagagggagagtctgctgGGCTCTGTCCACGGCGTCTCGGGTCCCG TGGTGACAGCCACCCGCATGGCGGGGGCGGCCATGTATGAGCTGGTGCGCGTGGGGCATGCGGAGCTGGTGGGGGAGATCATCCGGCTGGAGGGGGACATGGCCACTCTTCAGGTCTACGAGGAGACCT CGGGGGTGCGGGTGGGGGACCCAGTGCTGCGAACGGGGAAGCCGCTCTCGGTGGAGCTGGGTCCTGGCATCCTGGGCTCCATCTTCGATGGGATCCAGCGTCCGCTGCGGGACATCGCCCAGCTCACCTGCAGCATCTACATCCCACGGGGCACCAACGTGCCCGCGCTGCCCCGGCACCTCACCTGGGACTTCACCCCCAGCAAGGATGTCCGG GTTGGGAGCCACGTCACCGGTGGTGACATCTACGGGACGGTGGCTGAGAACTCGCTCATCCAGCACAAGATCATGGTGCCACCCCGCAGCCGCGGCACCGTCACCTACATCGCACCCCCCGGGCACTACAGCGTCTCG GACGTGGTGCTGGAGCTGGACTTCCAGGGCAGCGCAGAGAAGCTGACCATGCTGCAGGTCTGGCCGGTGAGACAGACCCGGCCTGTGGCCGAGAAGCTGCCAGCAAATCATCCGCTGCTGACGGGCCAGCGGGTGCTGGACGCCCTCTTCCC gtgCGTGCAGGGTGGCACCACGGCCATCCCGGGCGCTTTTGGCTGCGGCAAGACTGTCATCTCTCAGTCCCTGTCCAAGTACTCCAACAGTGACATCATCGTCTACGTGGGCTGTGGCGAGCGGGGCAACGAGATGTCCGAGGTCCTGCGGGACTTCCCCGAG CTCACCATGGAGGTGGACGGGAGGACAGAGACCATCATGAAGCGCACGACGCTGGTGGCCAACACCTCCAACATGCCGGTGGCCGCCCGTGAAGCCTCCATCTACACCG GCATCACGCTCTCCGAGTACTTCCGCGACATGGGCCACCACGTCAGCATGATGGCCGACTCCACTTCCCGCTGGGCCGAGGCACTGCGCGAGATCTCGGGGCGCTTGGCCGAGATGCCGGCGG ACAGCGGCTACCCTGCGTACCTGGGCGCCCGCCTGGCATCATTCTACGAGCGCGCGGGGCGAGCGCGCTGCCTGGGGTCCCCTGCCCGTGAGGGCAGCGTCAGCATCGTCGGCGC TGTGTCCCCACCGGGAGGGGACTTCTCAGACCCCGTCACCTCGGCCACACTGGGCATCGTGCAG GTTTTTTGGGGGCTggacaagaagctggcacagcgTAAGCACTTCCCCTCGGTCAACTGGCTGATCAGCTACAGCAGGTACCTGCGGGCGCTGGAGTCCCACTACGAGGGGCTGTACCCCGAGTTCCCCACCCTGCGCAGCCGGGCCAGGGAGAtcctgcaggaggaagaggagctggcCGAGATTGTCCAGTTGGTCGGCAAG GCGTCCCTCGCCGAGGCTGACAAGGTGACGCTGGAGGTGGCGAAGCTCCTCAAGGATGACTTCCTCCAGCAGAATGGCTACTCCTCCTACGACAG gttcTGCCCCTTCTACAAGACAGTGGGGATGCTGCACAACATGGTCACCTTCTACGAGCTGGCGCGGCACGCCGTGGAGGCCACTGTGCCGGGCGAGCGCCGCATCACCTGGGCCACCATCCGCGAGAGCCTGGGGGACATCCTCTACAAGCTGAGTGCCATGAAGTTCAAG GACCCGGTGAAGGACGGCGAAGCCAACATCACAGCTGCCTTCGCCCAGCTCAACGAGGAGATGCAGGCGGCTTTCCGCAACCTGGAGGACTGA